AAATTCTACTAGAGCAAGCTTAGAAGTTGCACTCGTTTTGAAGTTAAGAAGATGAATAGATTATGATGCTACAAGCATGTTCATCAATGTTCTGTATAGACATTGTAGGAACTCTGATTAACAGTGGGTTTCGGTCTGTCTGTCTTTACACTTCTTGACAATCTGCTATTTGCTGGTATCCTTATTTTTAAAGGCATTTGTGAGGAAAATGAATTTGGTCTAAGTTGTATATTTTTCAATATTTAATCTTTTAGTTTATTATGTATTCCACTTGAATGTGATTCCACTGTTTCCAAATGAGTTTGTTAATCATTGACTGAATTAGTTCTTATTATACAGTATTTTAGTATCATTATAATATGTTTAGTCATGCGAACTTACTTCTCATTGTGGAGGTGCTTTTTTCTTCCAGCTGTTCTGATGATATGCAGTGTCTGCATGTCGAGACTTGTGTTAGTGTTCTCTTGTCTAACTTGTCTTTGGATTCCAGGCTGGTGTTTCTCCCCTCCTTCAGCAGCAACTGGAAGAGTTGTCAAAGAAGGATCCAAGTGGCAATGTGAGctacaaagaaaataaaagacctGGGTTTCAGGTTATTGGCCAGGATTGTATTGAACCTCTTCAGGCTCTCCGCAGTTCTGGGCGCGAGGTATGTCAGAGAAGTAGTTGTTTTTATTGGTTCCCCGATTGATTGCCTACTTTAAAATTGTTGTTCCGTGTTATATGCAGTGATCTCTGATGTAATATGATGTTATTTCCAAAAAAATGCATAGAGATGCCTAGCATAGGTATCTAAGTGTCTCAGCTGATGACAAATATGACTTCTGTTATAACATATAGCACAATTTTGCAAATTCTGAGAAATTTTCTATAACAATTGATATTCCATGATGACCAGTCAATACATTCTCGGGTGGCCAGCCGATAATAGCTTCACTCGTATGTTATACGTCTCCATGTCAGGAAACTCTTTAGGCAAATAGGAGCTGATGATCTACATTAAATAAAACAGCTTTACTTGTCCCTCTATCTTCGGTTTTTGAGATTGTTCTACCTCGTACTACTGTACTGATTCCTTACTGAAAAGGGTACTTAATTTAACAACAATACTGAGTCTAGTACTTTTATTCTGTCTCAAGGTTATTGGAATAAAAGGACCTTGAAGTTCtaccttttaaaaaaaaataaaattcaactCTATGCTGTTCTTCTCTTTTAATCTCAACAATCAACCAAAATgttgtggtttttttttttttatactagAAATTCTGTTATATAATCTTTGTTCTTTTAGGGATGGCATCCCAGTcatctttcttggaattaagtCATTTTATTTAAGTATTGGTACATGGAAATAAAGTAGGAATAACTTAGAAATTGAAAGGAGATATATTATTGGCTGCCTTGAATAATATCAGCATACTTCTTTAAGCAAGCATGGTTCTATTGTTCTCTCATCACTGAATTTTAACTTACTACCCAATCcatcaaacaaaaattttacagAATTGGTTTGGAAATACTTGTTATTTAGCATCTATAGTGATTTCAATGTTTTGCCTCATTCATTCATGGTGAATCTTGCACAGGGACTGATTTCCAAGTCTTTATTTTGGTCAGTGTTGTAATTGTCAATTATTCACTAGTAAAAATAAAAGCTTTTGACTGGTCCAACCTTCTCTTTAATGAGAgacattggattttcattcttTGGTGTTCTCGTCCTTTCTTGCACGTCTGCCAGGTTTGTGTGAGTGtagacaagaagagagaagtgcGAAGACTGGCTGAGACTTGGAAGCGAAAGAACCGAGAAGAAAAAAAGCgtatgctctctctctcccccccccccccccccccccccccccccccccccttccccttctctctctctctctctctgtctctctgtgGATGCATTACATTGCTATAGTTCTTGTTGCCATTAATTAAGATTGTTGCTTTTGTTTGCCAGGTACACGGGAGcaacaaagaaaagagaagaaaaaggcaaaaGAAGGAATGAAGTAGAGGATTTGTTAATGACTCATGTTTTGGAGGTCGTGTCATTTTTCCATGCTTGCCAGGAAATGACGGAAAGTTGCTTGCAtattcttcatttttctttcttactttctgTAAAATTGCCTTTAAGTGAGATATCTAGAAAAATTGGGCAAAATTAGTATGAGAAACTAGCTTCTCTTGAGGAAGTGAGTGAATGAGCGGGCACTGTGAAATTTTGTAATTCTGTATTAAAATGAATTTCTTAAAatgctttttttaatttaaaacaatCAGCTACTTAGGTCACTGAAAAAATCTTGATCTATTCTTGATTTAGCCAAATGATTCTCTCGATAGCATTCTCATCTAATTGAACAGAACAAGAATAATCAATAATTCTTGAATATTGTAATTTATACACAAGATGCTCACAGGGAAGCACCTGTGTTCGGCGGTTGTTTtgctattatttatttttgttgccTCTTTGTGCTTCAGTCGACATGAATTTCTGTAATATATAGTAAGCTTGTGTCTCATATACATTTtagatttttaaatattttttaatgatttgaATTCGTTCCAGATTTTTGTGATTTTTTCGCATTTTGTGAATTCTGATTCTTTGCCCCTTCTGGAATATCTTCACAATAGGTGTATTAGTAAATCTATTATGCGTATCTATGAACACCAGCGTCCAGCCGTTCTGTGCACGGTGCAAGGAAGCATTTAGTGAGAGGAGTTTGGTTGTCTGGAAGATTCCTTGCGTATCTATCCCATTActataacaaaaaataaatgaaaaggaaaaatatgcGTGGAGAGTTCATTTGCGATAGAAGTTAGGATCTCAGCACGCACATAATTAGATAAAGCATACGTGGACCAATAAGTTTTACAAGGCTTCTCCTAAGTATATTTTGTAGAAAAACAGAGTTGAACAGAAGCTTTAAGGTGAATATTCTTTGAGGAATTAAAGCTAACACTTGCTGGGCATAAACAGATTTACAAGTGAAATAAACTAAAGGAATGTAAACTCAAGCCAATTGAAAGAGAAAATTCATCTGTTCATATTCTTCAAGAGAAAGAAAACGACCTTACAAAATGGGTTAAAAACAACAACTAAATTAAGCTAGAAATTAGCAACCACTTAGCAACTACTTAGAAACCACCTAGCAACTACTTAGAAACCACTTAGCCACTAAAAAACAATATAACATGTAATCCTGATAACTAGGAAGCTTAAAGACACGTAGCCAACTAATACCCAAAGAATAGGACAACAGATAACTAAAAAATTATTCAACAAACCCTCCTTTAAACTAAACTTTATATCAAAGTTCAGTTTAATAACTTCTCCAACATACAAACACCGAGCAACTTCCTTTGTTTCTGAAATGTTGACAACTTGAGAGGTTTGGTAAAAATATCAGCAATCTGGTCTTCACTTCTGCAGTAGACAAGATCAATGACCCCTTCTTTCACAAGGTCCCTCAAGAAATAATTCCTCACATCTATATGCTTGCATCTTCCATGAAAAACTGGATTCTTGGACATCTTAATTGTTGAGCTGTTGTCACAGAAAATAATAAGTGGTCCCTCTTGCTTGAAATGacattcttcaagaattctttgCAACCATATTGCTTGGCAAGCACATGAAGTTGCTGCTACAAATTCAGCTTCAGTTGTTGATAAAGTCACAATCGATTGCTTTCTTGATGACCATGAAACAGCTGCTGTTCCCATCATAAAAACATAACCAGATGTGCTCTTTCTGTCATCAAGATCCCTTGCAAAATCACTATCTGTGAAGCCAAACATCTCTGACTTTTTTCCATTCTTATAAAATAAACCATACTCAGCTGTACCTTTCAAGTACCTGAGAATTCTTTTTGCTGCCAGAAGATGCATTTCCTTTGGACTCTCCATGTATCTACTGATAAGGCTCACAGCATGCATGATATCTGGCCTTGTAGCAGTTAAATACATCAAGCTTCCCACTATTTGCTTGTACAAAGTGCTGTTGACTTTCTTCCCTTCAGGATTTCTAACAAGCTTCATTCCTGCATCAATTGGTGTGCTGACAGGATTGCAATTCTTCATTCTAAACCtgtccaaaatgtcttgaacatACTTTTTCTGTGAAATAAAAATGCCTGTAGCAGATTGATTCACCTCTATTCCAAGATAATAATGCATCAATCCAAGATCTGACATCTCAAATTCAGCCATCATAGActttttaaacttatcaaacatAACCATATCATTTCCAGTGTAGATTAAATCATCTACATACAAACAGACAATAAGCATCTTCCCACCTTCTGATTTTATGAAAAGTGTATGTTCATAAGGACATTTTTCAAAACCTTCCTTCAGAAAATAAGATTCAATACGACTATACCAAGCTCGTggggcttgttttagtccatacaaTGCCCTTTTTAATTTATACACTTTATGCTCATTTCCAGCCTTAACATAACCAGGGGGTTGATGAATAAATACCTCCTCATCCAAGTCTCCATGCAAGAAGGCTGATTTAACGTCCAGTTGATAGAGTGGCCATGAATTCTGTGCTGCCAAAGCAATTACCAAGCGAATCGTATCATGCCTTGCAACCGGTGCATAAACTTCTTTATAATCGATACCAAATTCTTGCTTGtaacctttggcaactagaCGAGCTTTGTATTTGTCAATCTCACCATTCTCCTTCAACTTTGTCTTGTAGACCCATTTTACTCCAATAGCCTTCTTCCCTTTTGGAAGTTCAGTTAACTCCCAAGTATTGTTTCTTTCAATAGCTGcaatttcttcatccattgccTTCTGCCATTTGGATTCTTTGGTAGCCTCTTCAAAAACTGTAGGATCACAGTCGGAAAATAGAGCAAAATATGTCAGTTCTTCCTCATCAGATTGTTCAATTCCAGGTACTTCATAATCAATCATCCATGCTGGTCTTCTTCTGACACGTTGAGACTGCTGTCCTTCATTTAATTCAGCTTCTGGAGCTTGTGGAGTTGCTGGAGCTACTGGAATGATGCTCTGACTCCCTAGTGTTTGCTGCTCATTCTCCCTAGGTTGCTGCTGTTTTTCCTCTTCAATTTCCCCATAGCAAACAACTTGTATCTTCTGTTCAGCTTTGCCTTCATCCCATTCCCAGAATTTTCCTTCATCAAAAATCACATCCCGACTGATGATGATTTTCTTGGTGTTTGGATTGAACAGCTTGTATGCTTTGGAATGATTGCTAACACCAAGAAAGATAGACTTTTCTCCCTTATCATctaacttcttcctcttctcatctGGAATGTGAGCATAAGCAATACAACCAAAAATCTTAAAATAATCCACACCTGGTTTTCTTCCgctccatgcttcctcaggtgtCATATTTTGAACAGCAAAAGTTGGACTTCTGTTCAGAATATGAATGCTCCAGTTGACTGCTTCAGGCCAAAAATTCTTGGGAATGTTGCTTTTCTTCAAAAGGCTCCGCACCATATTTAAGATAGTGCGATTCTTCCTCTCACAAACACCATTCTGTTGGGGCGTATAGGCTGCTGTCAATTGCCTCTTGATTCCATGTGTCTCACAGAAATTTGCAAATTCTTGTGAGTTATATTCTCCTCCACAATCAGTACGCAGCACCTGTATTTGACTCCCTGCTTCCTTCTCAACAATTACTTTAAAGCTTTTAAAAGCCATTAAAGCTTCAGACTTTTGTTGTAAGAAGTACACCCATGTTTTTCTactaaaatcatcaatgaaagtaATGAAATAGCGTTTACCTCCATTGGAAACTGGATTAATTGGTCCACAAATATCAGagtgtacaatctccaataGCCTCCTTGCTCTGGTTGAACTCCCCTTTGGAAATGGATCACGGTGTTGCTTGCTAATAACACATTCTTCACAAACAATTGAGGGACTTTCAAAATTAGGCAGACCAGTCACcatgttcttttgttgaagttgCTTGAGACCACCAAAGTTTAGATGACCATAGCGAGAATGCCACAGCCAAGCCACATCATTTGTCTTTGCTGAGAAACATGACTGACTAGCACAATTTAGATGCAGAGGAAACATTCTGTTAGCTGTCATTTTAACTTGAGCAATTAAGCCCAATTTGGAATCTTGAATCCGGCACACTCCATCTTTGATGATAATCTCATAACCCTTCTCTTGCAATTGACCAATGCTTAGCAGATTGGTCTtcaattctggaacataaaggACATTAGAAATTTTTTGAGAGGCATTACCCTTCATTTGAATGATCACCTGTCCTTTTCCCATGACCGAGACTTTAGAATTGTCTCCGAACTTCACATTATCTCTGAAAGAATCATCCAAGGTGGAGAAAGCTGCCTTGTCTCCACACATATGATTGCTGCAACCAGTGTCTAAATACCACAGGTTCTTATTTGACCCTTCTCCAGCATGACATACCATCAGCAAGGATATTTCCTCCTCAGTTTCTGCAAAATTTGATTTTTCTCCTTCATTGTTAGGCAAATTAGCTCGACATTCAGATTGATAATGCCCATACTTGTGGCACCGAAAGCACTCAACTTTGGACTTGTCTGCTGACTTTGGTCTATAGGAAATCTGAAATCTGCCacgcccccttcctcttccttcaaAAAACTGAGTTTGCTGATTTCTTCCTCTACCTCTGCCTCTTCCTCTGTTTGATCTATTTGAAAATGAAGAAGAGGTGCCGATTGTGGCCTTTAAAGCTTGCTCATTCTGCTCTTGTCGATTCAGCTTCCTTTCATGTACCAGCAAGGAACTTTCAAGTTCTTCAAGTGACATTTCATCAAGATCATTTGCCTCCTCAATAGCACAGAcaacaaaattatattttggtGTCATTGAACGCAGTATCTTCTCAACAACAGTAACATCTTGTGTCTTATCACCATGGGTCCTCAATTTGTTGACAATTGCCATTGTCCTAGAGAAATAGTCAGTAACAGTCTCACCCTCTTTCATTCGAAGTATTTCAAACTCCGAACGAAGTGCTTGAAGCTGCTGCCTCTTTGTTTTTGTGGTTCCCTGGTACTTTTTCTTCATTGAATCCCAAATTTGCTTGGAGGTATCTTTGCAAAGAATAGTCTCCAAGATTGTCCGATCAATTGCCTGAAAAAGATAATTTTTTGCTTTGAGATCCTTCAATTTTAAAGCCTCCAACTCTGCCTTCTGAGCTTCTGACATCCTAGCAGTTGGTTCTGCTACTCCAGACTCAACCACATCCCAATACTCTTTGGACCTCAAGAAATTCTCCATCAGCATGCTCCAATGATCATAGTGACCATCAAAGCGAGGAATTGCTGGCTGCACAAAGGTTTCAGACGCCATTAGCTGCTGCGTTTGGTCCCCTCAAtgaacctgctctgataccaaatgtagaAAAACAGAGTTGAACAGAAGCTTTAAGGTGAATATTCTTTGAGGAATTAAAGCTAACACTTGCTGGGCATAAACAGATTTACAAGTGAAACAAACTAAAGGAATGTAAACTCAAGCCAATTGAAAGAGAAAATTCATCTGTTCATATTCTTCAAGAGAAAGAAAACGACCTTACAAAATGGGTTAAAAACAACAACTAAATTAAGCTAGAAATTAGCAACCACTTAGCAACTACTTAGAAACCACCTAGCAACTACTTAGAAACCACTTAGCCACTAAAAAACAATATAACATGTAATCCTGATAACTAGGAAGCTTAAAGACACGTAGCCAACTAATACCCAAAGAATAGGACAACAGATAACTAAAAAATTATTCAACATATTTAGCTTTAATAGAATTAAGTGATCAATGACGGTGCTTCTCCTTGGATGGTATCACTTCTTACGACTTTGGGCTGCTTTGGGGGCTGGAGGGGGTGAGGTGAGGATGGCTTTGGTTGCAGGCTTGCAGCTCAAGAAAGGGGACCCGTCTATCGACCGCTTTTGCTGACTGATTCTGCTTGGACCTTCACTAgcgcccaagtatgcaattcatcGTTCTGTACCTCTATCCGCCTGGTCAGCTGAACAGAGGgattttttcttgtttctttttgttCCATTCAAGTTAGAATCAGATCAAGAGATGAAATGGATATAGGATAGAAGGTGGAGATTAATATTTCTAATCTAAAGTAATTAGGGGCAACCATACGATCTCTGGTTGATTCCATTTCTCGTGTTCGAATAAATCCAAAAAAATTCTGCAATAACATGTTTCTATTTACATAAATATATCATATGATTAtcttaatattgtattataataCTTTTTAAAAAGGTaacagggtttttttttttttttctttttgccggGGTAAGAATAGGTAGATCACTTCATTATAAACGTCAGCAGAATATCTATGCGGGCGGTCGGCCACCCGCTTAGCTGATATTGATGCCCTCCAACCCCGACCCTCGGCCTACCTTCAACAAGCACATCCTGTCCCTCCTGGACAAATGCGCCAATCTCAATCATCTCAAGCAACTCCAAGCCTTCCTCATCGCCACCGGCCATGGCCAGACTCAATTCTACTCCTTCAAGCTCGTCCGCTTCTGCGCCCTCGTCCTCGCCGACCTCCGCTACGCCCGTCTCATCTTCGACAGCCTCCAACTCCCCAACGTCTACCTTTACACCGCTATGCTCACCGCCTACTCCTCCCATTCCgactccgcctccgcctccgcctccgcctccgccctccACCTATTCAACCTCATGCTCCGCCGCGCCCGCTCTCGCCCCAACGAATTCATCTACCCCCATGTCTTGAAAGCTTGCTCGGATTCCTCTAGTCTTGGTTTGGTTAGATCGGTGCATTCACGTATTCTGAAAACCGGTTTCGATGGTTACACCGTGGTACAGACCTCTCTCCTCGATGCGTACTCTAGATTCTCGGATCTTTACACTGCAAGACTTCTGTTTGATGAATTGCCTGAGAGAAATGTGGTTTCTTGGACCGCTTTGATTTCCGGGTACGGGCGGGTTGGGAAGATCGGCAATGCCATTGCGTTATTCGAGGAGATGCCTGAGAGGGATGTGCCATCGTGGAATGCGGTGATAGCTGGGTGCACCCAGAACGGGCTCTTCTCTGAGGCGGTCTCGCTGTTTGCGAGAATGGTTTTGGAGGGCGCCCGGCCGAATCAGACAACTGTGTCGTGCTTGCTCTCGGCTTGTGGCCACCTTGGAATGCTCCGGCTTGGGAAATGGGTGCATGGGTATATCTTCAAGAGCCATATGGGTCATAGTCCCTTTGTCTCAAATGCACTGATTGATATGTATGGGAAATGCGGGAGCTTGAAGGAAGCGAGATGGATCTTCAGTATGTTGACTGACAAAAGTTTGACAGCATGGAATTCTATGATCAATTGTCTTGCGCTTCATGGGCGTTGTGAGAGTGCGATTGCGACATTTAAGGAGATGGAGCTTGAGGTCATCAAGCCCGATGAGGTCACATTTGTGGGGCTTTTGAATGCTTGTACCCATGGGGGATTGGTCGATGAAGGACTCGCTTATTTCAAGTCCATGAGCCAGGACTACCAGATTGAACCCCAGATCGAGCATTATGGGTGTGTCATTGACCTCCTTTGTAGGGCTGGAAGATTTGAAGATGCAATGGAGATTTTGAGGGGGATGAGAATCGAGCCTGATGAAGTTGTGTGGGGATCCTTGCTCAATGGCTGTCGAGTTTATGGGAATACAGAGTTAGCAGAATTGGCAGTTAGGAAGCTGCTGGAGATAGACCCGAATAATGTTGATTATGGTGTTATGTTGGCAAACTTATACAGTGAATGTGGTAAATGGGGAGAGGTGGGGAATGTCAGGAAGATGTTGAAGGAGTGGGGAGGGAAGAAGTTGCCTGGATGCAGTTGGATTGAGGTGGATAGCAAAGTTCACCGGTTTTATTCTGGTGATAAGCTCCATCCTGAAGCCGAGGAGATTTATAAGGTCCTAGAATTGTTGGTTGGATTGATGGAAGCATGAGGAGATGTGAAAATATTGGATCAATGTATTTTTCTTCAGTGCCTAAAGTCAGGACCTTGTAGAACCAGATTTAACTGCTTGGTATCAGCTCAAGTTACAATTTTGTGATCTATATCTCCAGTTGCCTTACAGGTACCTTCTCGATGGGTTGTTCACCAACTTCTGTTAATTGAGTGATGGACACTCCCTAACATCATCAGATAGAAGAACAATTCAGTGATGAGAGTAGTTTGCTTTTTGatgatacatttttttttctggacTAGCTGAAGCTATCAACACCTTGAAAATCATTGGTATAAAATATACCAAACAAGTAATTAAATGTCCAATATTGTAAGACACTCATTTATCAGCTCCATTTAATCTCATATTCAATCCTTTGATCTGTCATCTAGTGGGCGAATCAGAATCACCTCGTTCTCTAGATAAGCTTGGTTAGAAGTTTCCTGATACAGCCACAATAGTATAGCTACCTGTAGACCAATGACGAGAGTGATAGAACTACTGTTCTATAGATGTCTTCTATAGCTGCCTCATACTTGTTAATGGCATCAGAGTGAatatacacatacacacacacattagGACATGCATAAAATCATACTTGCATATAGAATGTATCTACATACTCATTTTTTGTGTTGTCTGCAAGGACAACATTGGATTTCCAATTTTCATACTTCAGTTTGAAAGAAGAAATAagtaaaaaaggaagaagaagcttTGAAGCAGGCAATTCATTACCTTGCTGGGCTGTATTTCCTACAGAAGGAAATTTCAGGAACTGCATTGCAGAATGGTGCTTTCTGCATGAAATGGCACTGTGACTGCTTCAGAAGTTTCGATATTATGTTATAAAGAACTTGAATGAATGAGCATAATGGAGTCTTATTTTCTCATCTAGAGGACGAATGCAATAGCTAAATCATTTGCAGCCTGTTCTAATGCTTGGAACCCTTGGAATATCCTGTTACATCTAATTTAAATATTTGGTTACTTTCATTAATGATCTTCCACGCATGATGTAAGTTCATAGATGAAAATCATAAGTATTTTTCCAAATGTGTCAGAATAAAATACTACCTTCATGCTTGTTAACATCTGAGATTAATTTGAAGAAAGTGGGGTTATCAATTAGATTACTGTGCTCATACTAATCTGTGGTGTCTCATTGTCAAATTTCAATATTGCCAAATAGTAGCAATTTGATGTTTTATCCTGTAGCTTTGTTACTAGCCCTCAGGGTTTGGGTCTTGAACTTGCAGTGGATGAATTAGATGAATTTTTGTTTAAATGTAACTCTATCTATTTTCCCTACTAAGAAAACGTCTTGTTGTTATAATACTTAATTTGCAATTTGTATGTGCTTATGCAATCTTTTCTGGAACCCAGCTTCTCTATATTCATATAAGGGACAGGAAATTCAATATCAAGTTGACCCTTAAGTGTTTGTTGATGCAGCATCTTTTACTTCCATGAGAAATGTGCATTTGTTGTTAAAACATGTGATTTTAGAGCCTTTGCTAGGTTTAGGTTTTACTTGGTCATGAAGTATGGGCAGCGTCTACACAATGAATAAGCCAGATACAGTTGTTTTTCCTGAAAGGACATAAACCAATTTCTTCTGAGATGTAAACTGAAGCGCAGCAATGGAATGGTTTTGTTCCGTCACATCTTGTATTATGAATCAAACTTGTATTATGAATCAAACTACTTCTCTAAAAATAATCATCTACATGGGAGCTGCAGGATTAAGCGATATCACATTTTGTGGTTTTTGTAGGGTCAGTCTTTGGCCAGGGGAGACATCTACTTGTTCTTTCCAGCTTGCCACATGACATATTTTGAAAGCACTCGTGTCTCATAACTTCTGTAGTAGCTTTCACACACCGTAGCTGGTTGGCAATTATAAAGTGTACTATATTCTTTCGCTGTTGTGCACTTTATTTATAATGCTTTCCTTCTCATCCCTTCCTCACAATAATAATTACAGAAGCAATTGAAATAAGTGCTGGAATAACTAACTTCTGAAATCCTGTATGTATGTTATAGCAATAACAAAGTAGACAGTGAAATATGCAATGTTAACTTATGTTTTCTTGTAGGGCATCAGTCTGATAAGCACATCTGGATCTGAAATTGGGAAAGGCGACAAAGGCCTTTTGAGTTTCTTTGTGGAAATTAGAAGCCAC
Above is a genomic segment from Phoenix dactylifera cultivar Barhee BC4 chromosome 2, palm_55x_up_171113_PBpolish2nd_filt_p, whole genome shotgun sequence containing:
- the LOC103715434 gene encoding pentatricopeptide repeat-containing protein At1g33350, which codes for MPSNPDPRPTFNKHILSLLDKCANLNHLKQLQAFLIATGHGQTQFYSFKLVRFCALVLADLRYARLIFDSLQLPNVYLYTAMLTAYSSHSDSASASASASALHLFNLMLRRARSRPNEFIYPHVLKACSDSSSLGLVRSVHSRILKTGFDGYTVVQTSLLDAYSRFSDLYTARLLFDELPERNVVSWTALISGYGRVGKIGNAIALFEEMPERDVPSWNAVIAGCTQNGLFSEAVSLFARMVLEGARPNQTTVSCLLSACGHLGMLRLGKWVHGYIFKSHMGHSPFVSNALIDMYGKCGSLKEARWIFSMLTDKSLTAWNSMINCLALHGRCESAIATFKEMELEVIKPDEVTFVGLLNACTHGGLVDEGLAYFKSMSQDYQIEPQIEHYGCVIDLLCRAGRFEDAMEILRGMRIEPDEVVWGSLLNGCRVYGNTELAELAVRKLLEIDPNNVDYGVMLANLYSECGKWGEVGNVRKMLKEWGGKKLPGCSWIEVDSKVHRFYSGDKLHPEAEEIYKVLELLVGLMEA